A single genomic interval of Malania oleifera isolate guangnan ecotype guangnan chromosome 13, ASM2987363v1, whole genome shotgun sequence harbors:
- the LOC131145799 gene encoding uncharacterized protein LOC131145799: MQLQGAPDAIMCRAFATTLKGTARDWYRTLRPGSVGSFQGMEQMFIGHFLSSRRVAKTTGHLMSMVQRDRETLKNFMHHFNTATLEIRNLDMWVALAALTTALQPGSFLYSLGKKPPVDMGELMIRAEKYINLEEMMDTRGNRLERKRRNNGRESGDVYRPTKRHETSALQTSQKSRGQHNKFSTYTPLNVPRSELLMQIKKKDYVSWPEPMRTPLHKRNMSKFIKKENSQRESTEQRRHGPKEKEEQAIGEITVIFGGSASGGDSGSAHKRYAKQVQTIEKGETSSKRNKKGDAITFDSGDEEEVQQPHDDALVLSLLVANYMVRRILVDNGS; the protein is encoded by the exons atgCAGCTGCAAGGGGCTCCAGACGCCATTATGTGCCGAGCGTTTGCTACTACCCTTAAGGGTACCGCCAGAGACTGGTATCGAACTCTTCGACCAGGATCTGTTGGTTCCTTCCAAGGGATGGAGCAAATGTTCATTGGCCACTTCCTCAGTAGCCGAAGAGTTGCCAAAACAACAGGCCATCTAATGAGTATGGTGCAAAGGGACCGGGAGACTTTAAAGAACTTCATGCACCATTTCAACACAGCGaccctagaaatccgcaacttGGATATGTGGGTAGCTTTGGCCGCCCTGACAACGGCTCTCCAACCCGGAAGTTTCTTATATTCCCTTGGAAAAAAACCTCCAGTGGACATGGGGGAGTTAATGATTCGAGCAGAGAAATACATAAACCTAGAGGAGATGATGGACACGAGAGGAAATCGTCTAGAACGGAAAAGGAGGAACAACGGCAGAGAATCTGGAGACGTGTATAGACCTACAAAAAGGCACGAAACTAGTGCGCTGCAAACAAGTCAAAAGAGTAgaggacagcacaacaagttctccacctacacaccttTAAATGTACCGCGCTCAGAGTTGTTGATGCAGATAAAAAAGAAGGACTACGTCTCATGGCCCGAACCTATGCGAACGCCTCTACataagcggaacatgtccaa ATTTATCAAGAAAGAAAATTCACAAAGGGAATCCACCGAGCAGAGGAGGCACGGcccaaaagagaaggaagagcaagcTATTGGGGAAATTACGGTGATCTTTGGAGGATCCGCCAGTGGAGGAGATAGTGGAAGTGCACataaaagatatgctaaacaggtgcaGACGATAGAaaagggggaaaccagtagcaaacgaaacaaGAAAGGTGATgccataacctttgacagcggagatgAAGAGGAAGTGCAGCAGCCGCACGATGACGCGCTAGTGCTCTCCCTACTTGTAGCCAATTACATGGTTAGGCGTATACTGGTAGACAATGGGAGCTAg
- the LOC131146498 gene encoding probable alpha,alpha-trehalose-phosphate synthase [UDP-forming] 9 gives MFSRSCTSFLDLASGNLLDFPQTPRSLPRVMTVPGIISDADYIGSNYDDTDVPSAVYQEKKIIVANFLPLHAQKDSESKKWSFSLDEDSLLLQMKDGFSSETDVVYVGSLKVEVDGSEQEEVAQKLLEEFNCVPTFLPPNLQKKFYHGFCKQYLWPLFHYMLPLCSDHGNRFDRLLWQAYVSANKIFADKIMEVINPDYDYVWIHDYHLLVLPTFLRKRFNRVKLGFFLHSPFPSSEIYRTLPVREEILKALLNADLIGFHTFDYARHFLSCCSRMLGLDYESKRGYIGLEYFGRTVYIKILPVGVHMGQLESAMNLPTTSNKVKEIQKQFKGKKLILGVDDMDIFKGISLKLLAMEQLLQLHSELRGKVVLVQILNPARSTGKDIEEAKRETYVTTRRINDLYGFPGYEPVVLIDRSVPRYEKSAYYALAECCIVNAVRDGMNLIPYKYIVCRQGTPKLNEAMGIPSGSPRMSMLIVSEFVGCSPSLSGAIRVNPWDVEAVADALNAAITMPDLETQLRHEKHYRYVSSHDVAYWACSFMQDLERACIDHYNKRCWSIGFGLSFRIVSLSPSFRRLSINHIVSAYKRTSRRAIFLDYDGTIVPHPSIVKTPSPEVISVLNNLCSDPKNTVFIVSGRGKSSLSDWFGQCENLGIAAEHGYLMRWSRMSNWESSPFAADFDWKRVAEPVMKLYTETTDGSCIEAKESALVWHHQDADPDFGSFQAMELLDHLENVLANEPVVVTRGRQIVEVKPQGVSKGLVADKVISTMIGNGKPPDFVMCIGDDRSDEDMFESISNLSYKPLLSAVPEIFACTVGQKPSKARYYLDDTIDVIKLLQGLVDASILKPRCNTEFQASIGSAACNASAKIG, from the exons ATGTTTTCAAGATCTTGCACAAGCTTTTTGGACTTGGCATCTGGGAACCTGTTGGATTTCCCTCAAACTCCTAGATCTCTTCCACGCGTGATGACCGTTCCAGGAATTATATCTGATGCAGATTATATTGGAAGTAATTATGATGATACAGACGTTCCCTCAGCTGTATATCAGGAGAAGAAAATAATTGTGGCAAATTTTCTCCCTCTACATGCTCAAAAGGATTCAGAATCTAAAAAATGGTCATTCAGCTTGGATGAGGATTCACTATTGCTACAAATGAAGGATGGGTTTTCATCTGAAACTGATGTTGTTTATGTTGGGTCTCTAAAGGTTGAAGTGGATGGAAGTGAGCAAGAAGAGGTCGCCCAGAAATTACTAGAGGAGTTCAATTGTGTGCCTACATTTCTTCCTCCTAACCTGCAGAAGAAGTTTTATCATGGATTTTGTAAGCAGTATTTGTGGCCTCTTTTTCATTACATGCTGCCTTTGTGCTCGGATCATGGCAACCGCTTTGATCGCTTGCTTTGGCAGGCATATGTTTCTGCTAATAAAATATTTGCAGATAagataatggaggtgattaacCCCGACTATGATTATGTGTGGATTCATGACTATCACCTTTTGGTTCTCCCTACCTTTTTAAGGAAGCGGTTTAACCGTGTTAAGCTTGGGTTCTTCCTGCACAGCCCGTTTCCCTCATCAGAAATTTATCGAACTTTGCCAGTTAGAGAAGAAATTCTGAAAGCTTTGCTTAATGCAGACTTAATTGGTTTTCATACTTTTGATTATGCTCGTCATTTTCTGTCATGCTGCAGTAGGATGTTGGGCCTGGATTATGAATCCAAGAGGGGTTATATTGGGCTTGAATATTTTGGCCGCACAGTATACATAAAAATTTTGCCTGTTGGGGTTCATATGGGTCAGCTTGAATCTGCAATGAACCTTCCCACAACATCCAACAAAGTCAAAGAAATCCAAAAACAGTTCAAGGGGAAAAAACTTATTTTGGGTGTTGATGACATGGACATTTTTAAAGGCATCAGTCTAAAGTTACTAGCAATGGAACAGCTTTTGCAGCTGCATTCAGAATTGCGGGGCAAAGTGGTTCTGGTTCAAATTCTGAATCCTGCTAGGAGCACAGGAAAAGATATCGAGGAAGCGAAAAGGGAAACATATGTGACTACTAGAAGGATAAATGATCTTTATGGTTTTCCAGGCTATGAACCAGTTGTCCTAATTGACCGTTCTGTGCCTCGCTATGAAAAGTCTGCCTATTATGCTCTAGCAGAATGTTGCATCGTAAATGCTGTGAGGGATGGAATGAACCTAATTCCATACAAGTATATTGTTTGCAGGCAGGGGACTCCAAAACTGAATGAAGCTATGGGAATTCCCTCCGGTTCCCCTCGTATGAGCATGCTCATTGTTTCTGAGTTTGTAGGCTGCTCACCATCTCTAAGTGGAGCAATTAGGGTCAACCCATGGGACGTAGAGGCTGTGGCTGACGCACTAAATGCGGCTATCACAATGCCTGATTTAGAGACGCAGTTGCGGCATGAAAAGCACTATCGGTATGTTAGCTCTCATGATGTGGCTTATTGGGCCTGCAGTTTCATGCAGGATTTGGAGCGAGCCTGCATAGATCACTACAATAAACGTTGTTGGAGCATTGGTTTTGGCCTCAGTTTCAGAATTGTGTCACTTTCACCAAGTTTTAGGAGGCTTTCCATTAACCATATTGTTTCTGCATACAAAAGGACAAGTAGAAGGGCAATCTTTTTGGATTATGATGGGACCATAGTTCCCCATCCTTCTATTGTGAAAACCCCAAGCCCTGAAGTCATTTCTGTTCTTAACAATCTGTGCAGCGACCCCAAGAACACTGTATTTATTGTTAGTGGTAGGGGGAAAAGCTCTTTAAGTGACTGGTTTGGTCAATGTGAAAATTTGGGAATAGCAGCTGAGCATGGATATCTTATGAG GTGGAGCAGGATGTCAAATTGGGAATCCAGCCCCTTTGCTGCAGATTTTGATTGGAAGCGAGTTGCAGAACCTGTGATGAAGTTGTATACTGAAACAACTGATGGCTCTTGCATAGAGGCCAAGGAGAGTGCGTTGGTATGGCACCATCAAGATGCAGACCCTGATTTTGGATCCTTCCAGGCAATGGAGCTATTGGATCACCTTGAAAATGTCCTTGCAAATGAACCTGTAGTGGTTACCAGGGGCCGCCAAATTGTTGAAGTAAAGCCACAG GGAGTGAGTAAGGGATTAGTTGCAGACAAAGTTATTTCCACCATGATTGGTAACGGGAAGCCTCCAGATTTTGTGATGTGCATTGGGGATGATAGATCTGATGAAGACATGTTTGAGAGCATATCTAATTTATCATATAAGCCATTATTATCTGCAGTTCCAGAGATCTTTGCATGCACTGTTGGCCAAAAACCAAGCAAGGCTAGGTACTATCTAGACGATACTATAGATGTTATCAAATTGCTTCAGGGCCTTGTTGATGCTTCCATATTAAAACCAAGGTGTAATACAGAATTTCAAGCATCTATTGGAAGTGCTGCTTGCAACGCAAGTGCCAAAATAGGGTAG